One window of the Epinephelus moara isolate mb chromosome 24, YSFRI_EMoa_1.0, whole genome shotgun sequence genome contains the following:
- the LOC126386440 gene encoding uncharacterized protein LOC126386440 encodes MMWQVLRQKYNLRVKRHHVMNLLQELNPRGCKRRARRRFLRRTYHSMGPNYMWHADGYDKLMPFGLAISGCIDGFSRKILWLACGPTNNDPAVIAHYFLLCVRNLSVIPMRLRTDCCMENGTMAAIQCTLCHHHNDYYSGASSHMYGSSTSNQLIESWWSIFRKGRCQFWMELFADPRDVGYFNGSHKHQRLLRYCFGDVIQKDLDECVRLWNSHRIRPSRTASCPGGVPSELYYIGDSLFVFVLQLCLLFNIGLAPETVDLKLNRPNWMPFLRLAFQ; translated from the exons ATGATGTGGCAGGTACTCAGACAAAAGTACAATCTACGAGTGAAGAGGCATCATGTAATGAATTTGCTTCAGGAGCTTAATCCTCGAGGGTGCAAGAGGAGAGCACGCAGAAGGTTTTTAAGAAGAACCTACCACTCCATGGGACCGAATTATATGTGGCATGCTGATGGTTATGATAAACTCATGCCATTCGGGTTGGCCATTTCAGGATGCATCGATGGATTTTCACGTAAAATACTGTGGCTTGCATGTGGACCAACAAATAATGACCCAGCAGTGATCGCTCACTATTTCCTGTTATGTGTGCGAAACCTCAGTGTCATCCCCATGAGACTGAGGACTGATTGCTGCATGGAGAATGGGACCATGGCTGCAATTCAGTGTACCCTATGCCACCACCACAATGACTACTACTCTGGAGCGTCCAGCCACATGTATGGCTCATCCACAAGCAACCAGCTGATTGAGTCCTGGTGGTCCATATTCAGGAAGGGAAG GTGTCAGTTCTGGATGGAGCTATTTGCAGACCCGAGAGACGTTGGATACTTCAACGGGAGTCACAAGCATCAGCGTCTGTTGAGATATTGCTTTGGTGATGTTATTCAGAAGGACTTGGACGAGTGCGTGAGATTGTGGAACAGTCACAGGATTCGCCCTTCCAGAACAGCATCATGTCCAGGAGGAGTGCCCAGTGAACTCTACTACATTGGTGAtagtttatttgtatttgttttacaaTTATGTCTTCTGTTTAACATAGGTTTGGCTCCAGAGACTGTGGATTTAAAATTGAACAGGCCGAATTGGATGCCTTTCCTGAGGCTCGCCTTTCAATAG